In the Triticum aestivum cultivar Chinese Spring chromosome 2B, IWGSC CS RefSeq v2.1, whole genome shotgun sequence genome, tcctgtgatccgtcgctcggaagttcactaaagttcaaaagttcactcaatagaagacaagaatggatcaaggcgactgaagtaaaagttaacgccaacgccgaaagaaaaatcgccgatccaggatacgacataatcaaagcacgggaaataggtcggagaaaatcatcaactccttcctcacttaaacctcgatccattcgggggctaatgatgatgttatgtacctagggtagggtcatggacctatctaggataccataccaaaggacatccttagacgaagctacctttcagtcgaccaagagggacttcactccacgaactcaaggacactcgacgacgaagatagccactcgaccatgaagctaaccactcgacgtccaggagacctaaagtcactcagcatgCAACGATatatcattaagtagctttaatagtcttcatggcactttatgagggcgttacctATAACCCCCTATCTTAatataccttaaaccctgcatcactgagggccggaggggtctggcgaactctatataagccacccctctcctcaatgtaaagggttcgcacccctgtaactcatatacacataaaccagtcgaccgcctccaggctccgagacgtagggctattacttcctcagagaagggcctgaactcgttaaacactcgtgtgtacaactactccatagctaggatcttgcctctccgttcctaccccccattctactgtcagacttagaaccacgacagtgcgTGAGTCCCACTCTTGGCCTCCCTGCTCTCCCCTTCAGCTTTCTCTGGTGGCACCCGACTAAGTGTCCATTTGGGAATCTTGGCCATTGTCGGGCCGGGCgaaccttcgggaagaggggccggacacctgatcctctcagCCTTTCTAAGACAATCCTGGTTGTAGACAGTGTTTAGAACAATGCTATGACAAATATAAGCGAGGTGTTCGATTatggggttacttacttgggtatcgaggcgattgcagctcaggcccgcatcctcggtggtgtccggacactttattcgtggtccgaaaAACAACTTGTACATCCTTTCGGGTGTCATACAAAAGAAGTGTTGAATGGTCCGtggaccttctggattgaattcccacatccgaAGAGGCTGGCGTTTGCACGACAGGATCCGCctgactagcattacttggattatttTGACGAGACTAACGTTCCTCTCGAGGAGCTCTCAAATGCGGCTTTGAAGCATTGGTACATCGTTCACAGGCCcccagtttagtcccacattgtcccacgatgccagttgaggtggagggcccgagcggaaggcaggcgcggccgcccactttgagcctcggggagctgtgacatagaaccacctccgttgccataaatcagatacctccgggaaggagccttcgggccaccgGGCATCAGTGTTCcagcttattatggcacctccgcactctgcgtgtcgctcctcaattatcttcggcttcacatcggaagtcttgagccataagccgaagtggggggcaATGTGAAGGAAGGGTTCACACacaacaataaatgacgagatgtggaggatggaatccggagctagatcgtggaaatctagcccgtagtagtgcatgagccccctcacaaagggatcaagagtGAGACCTAAGccctggaggaagtgggagacaaatacgacgctctcgttggtcttgggagtggggataacctgttcaGGCGCAGGAAGCCCGTGCTTGACATCGACAGTCAAATACCCAGCCTCCCTGagcttcacaatatcctcctctgtgacggaggaggccatccatcggccttgatggtCAGATCCAGACATGATCGAAGATCCGGGGTGCTTAAGCTCAGGCTTTGTGTGTTGGAACTCAGGGCGCGAGATGTGCGAGCgtggagatagagggataggcctcggcccctttataaagggggaagaatatcaagcgtccccgaacgtggtcgttcgggacttgcctaaaaacacggggtcatgccaacaggcacggttggattacccatactcgtattgatgagaatcccacaataaggggaacacgatctctgctctgacaggacgtgccaaggaaaccgcctcgtggtgtgtgcggtagcaagttgtaagaatggttcgaataaaaaccggaccgtggcgtgatgtcactcttcgaagaattgtcagcagattggattcgtgggttattattattctctctacggtggtatatggaatgttatcttgcagagccggacatggtccttgtgttcggaatttatcttggagtattcggagatggaacccgcctcgcaatgcctaagacaatctatgcgccggactcatcatcattgaagcctggttcaggggctactgagggagtcctggataagggggtatctggacagcccgactatatactttggccggactattggactatgaagatacaagatagaagacttcgttctgtgtccagatgggactctccttggcgtggaaggcaagcttggggatccggatgtagatctcctcctcagtaaaccgactctgtgtaaccctagccccctccggtgtctatataaaccggagggtttagtccgtagaacggacgatcatcatcaacaatcataccataggctagcttctagggtttagcctctttgatctcgtggtagatcaactcttataatactcatatcatcaagatcaatcaagcaggaagtagggtattacctccatcgagagggcccgaacctgggtaaacatcgtgtccccagtctcctattaccaatagccttagacgcacagttagggaccccctacccgagatccgccggttttgacaccgacagggggaacggattttctcctcctcctccttgttatCCTCGGCGTAGGAGTGCGTCTTGGCAttttcggacgtcacgtccgaagcacccttgcgtcggagaccatctctggtccccttggccgccttcttgtctttcttctccggcacctcataaggtgccggaaacaacatcttcatcagaagaggCGTTTCTGTATCTTTGGGTagcggagctggacagttaatctgctccgctattgttacccaggcctgaaagattggcatggaggcttaggttcctcccgCAGATATATCGGTAAAAGGTATACATTGGAAACATAAAAGAACTTACCAGATTGGGCCGGCGGTTTGCGCTAAGCCCGCGATCTTTGGtcgtgggcggtggtacctcgctggcgttaaagagcaccttccagatgtcttcgtgtgtcgtATCGAATAGCTtcagcagcgtctggtgcttggctgggtcgaaCTCCAACAAATTACAAGTCCGgctctggcacggaagaatccggcggaagagcataacctggaccacgttgacaagcttgattttcttgcttatcatgttctggacacatgtCTAGAGCCCAGTCAGTTCTTATACTGAGCCCCAGGAAAAATCCTTCTCTTtcaaggaggtgagccgcatggggactccagatcagaattcgggggtcgccgcccagttggtgatgcgtggctcggtgatgtagaaccttcccgattgccaccccttttcagtctccacaaaggagccttcggtctaggtgacattgggcatcttgcccaccatggcgcctccacactccgcttgttggccgctcaccacatttggcttcacattgaaggtcttcagccataggccgaagtgaggtgggaggcggaggaaggcctcgcacacgacaataaatgctgagatgttaAGGATGGAGTTAGGGGACAAGTCATGGAAGTCCAGACAGTAGTAGaacatcagtccacggacgaacaggtggagggggaatcccagcccgcggacgaagtgggagagaaacaccaccctttcttggggctccggggtagggatgatctgccccttggccggaagccgatgaccgatgtctttggacaagtacccggcctcccggagcttcttgatgtccttcttcttgacggaggaggtcatccacttgcctccagctcccgatccggacatgattggagtgcgtTTTCGAGCGGAGAAGGtgagagcttgggcgttggagctcaagaatgaatgggcagaggaaggagaaggcatgggtgaatgaggagggatccttatccccttataaagacaGTCAAGGTCATGCGCCTCCCCCatcgccttaaaattcgcctattTGCCAAGCACCATGCAGAtggcacggttgagttacccatgctcgcattgatgagaatcccgtgataaggggacacgatctctgctttgacaagatgttacaatgaaaccgcgcctcgaaatacggaggggcaggataaaaatggttcgaataaagaccgggccgtggcgtgatgtcacgctatgagttgtcagcagattggactcatgggatattatactctctacagtggtatgtggagttagttttgcagagccggacatgattcttatgttcaagatctactttggagtattcagagaaggagcccgccttgcaatgccgaagacaatctgcacgccggactcatcatcattgaagcctggttcaggggctactcagggaatcccggattaaggggtcctcggacaaccagactatatgcatatgccggactgttgggctatgaagatacaagatagaagacaccgtcccgtgtccggatgggactctcctttgcatggaaggcaagcttgacggttaggatatgaagattccttctctgtaaccaactctgtctaaccctagccccctccggtgtctatataaaccagagggtttagtccgtaggacaaggacaatcataatcataggctagcttctaggatttagcctctacgatctcgtggtagaccaactcttgtaatactcatatcatcaacatcaatcaagcaggaagtacggtattacctccatcgagagggtccaaacctggataaacattgtgtcccccgccccctgttaccattagccttagacgcatagtttgggaccccttacccgagatccgccggttttgacaccgacagtttgcTCCACCTctaactccttggccgctttgtcagcggccgccttgctcacctccgcctccttcttggcttgggcgagggcgctcttgagggactcgaccttAGCTGCCCCAACTGTGAGTATAGTCATAACATTTAGTTAGTTTAAAAGATTAACACACATATCACTCTCGGGTATGTAGTAGTGTCGCATACCTTGGGTTTCTTTAAACCGCTTGTTGATGCAGTCAAGTTCCTCATCGGATAGCCGAAGCTTCTGATTGAGCTCGACAACCTCTATGGCCTGGGCAGTAGCCGCCAACATAGAAGCATGTCCAACAAGATAGTATGATACGTTATCACTTTGTTCTTGATCCTCCATCTGGATTGTTCtaatccggacagagtctcaggggctactgtctatacatggGTTCAACCTTATATATATGTATACAAAAAAACTTGTATAGAGccttacgtcgcatacctcaaagcccgtcagtaggctGTTGAAGGCTTCGGTCGGTTCGCGCTCTTCGCGAACCGAACCttttccataaccgcacccatcagggcGTGGTGTTCCTCCATGATAGATGCACATTGCAGTTCCTCCTGCAGAGTGTTAGCGGCCTCCGGATTGACATAGGCCGCCGATGGAGCTGTTGCTCCTCCCCCCTATGTCGAAGGGGGGTGTTGGTCTGAACCTGGAGCAGTATTGGTCTCCGGGAAGGTGTTCGGCGAGGGCCCGAACTGCTGAGGCCCCCCACCCTCGGTGTTCATGGGGGTCACTGTGCCCCGCTCTACAACGTCCGAGGTGTTATCCTTGAGCGCCTTCTGGATGGCCTCGTCCGCTCCTCCTCGACCTGGAgatgccctttgagacaacacctcggcgtcctCCATGGCAGGGGGAGAAGGCATGCGATTGCCCGTCACTCTCCACTCTTCAGGTGCTAGAGAGTTCCCCTCCGAAGAGGAGGGTATTGGGATCTCGCGAGGAGGGCTGAAAAGCAAAGAAAAGACTCGATTCATATAACAGAGGCAGATTAAGCGATGCCTAAACACGTAAGTTTATGATACTTATGTTTCGGCCGGGGGCTTCTCCCTTTGGATCCTCCTGGGGCTGTGTTCAGACTCTAAGTCTGAACTATCCGAGAGGATTACCCTCCCCTTCTTTGGCATCTCTTCCTCCAGGTTTTCGGAGGCTGccttcttctccctcctcgtcttcaGTGGGGAGTCACTCTCCActtcttcccccctcttcctcctcctcgtcctcgcaaTGCCAAAAATTGATGTGTATTATTcaaggaacccgcctcgcaatgccgaagataatccgcGCGATGAACACATattcattgaagactggttcaggggctactgtgggagtcctggactagggggtcctcatgCGTCCGGTctattggacatgggccagactgatgggacgtcaagatacaagacaaaatatcacctctcgtgtccggtagggactcaagatacgtggatggcaagtttaggtgtccggatatgttatttcctttctgttagaccgactttgtacaaccctaagcccctctggtgtctaaataaaccggagggttagatcggaggcaggatcacaacattacTAAGCTAACCAAACTAGGGTTAGccaatacgatctcgtggtagatcaactcttgtaacccctatacccttcaaatataatcaagaaggagtagggttttacctccattaagagggcccgaacccgggtaaacactCTATTCTTTGTCCATCGTTACCATCGGTCCTCAGACatatagcttgggcccccctacccgagatttgtcggttttgacaccgacagtgttcgGCATTCCGAATCAGTGGTGGTCACAGTGACAGAGGAGGCGAGCGAATGGAACATCTCATCATTGATGCCGCGTCGCCCGCACCTCTCTACGACTTAGCCACAGTGATGCAGTAACATTCGTCCCTGTATGAACTCTCTTATACAAGGAACTATCTTGGCCATTTTCCTTTGTACATCCGCTCCAGACTTGTGCTACTTACGTTCTCCCAACGGTGAAAAATGTGCTACTTATACAAGGGACTGAAGACCTTAATACAACCTTGATGGCATTGGATTCATAGGATAGCTTTATCACTAGCAAAGTAGCAATTCTAGATGAAAAATGGCTAAATTTTATTGAGTTCCTAACTTTATTTTGTTTTGTTAGAACAATGCATTGAGGTATAAAAAGAAATATTATTTCAGATTAGCGTAGTTGGTTCAATATATTTTGTGGAAAAAGTTAGAACAATGCATTGAGGAAGAAAAAGAAATATTATATCCAGAAAAAAACATCTATTACTTGATTCAACTAAACAGTTGGTATGCCCCTACCCAAGCCTAATCTCCCAAGCTTTTCATGTACTGAACATGATTCCACAAAGTATGACCACACTAAGATCATGTAAATTGGGAAAATTTAAAAGCATCATTTCTTGACTCCTTATTTTAAATAAAAAACATTTGAAGCCCGTGCTACcttaacagaataatattctgttaccatCGCGACCCGCCTACGTCCCCTGCCCGACCCACCCCAACCTAAACCGCCTCTTACCACCGGAGGCAGTCatcgcgggcgagcgagcgacgcgTCAGCCagagcgagggagcccgcggcgccgTGACTGTCCACCAACGGATCCACCCGTGCCCCGCCCCTGCCTCCCGCAACTGGCCCCAACCCACTCCTCGCCTCCATCCCTCGGACCGGTCGCCAACTTCCTCCCTCGCGCCGGCCGTCAAGCCCCTCCCGCGCGCCACCGCCATCCTCCGCGCCGGTCTCCGCCTCCCTCCCGCGCGCCTGCCGCCGCCTCCTTCGCGTGCGCCACCACCGTGCCCCATGCTGGTCGTCGCCTCCATCTCGCGCGTcggccgccgccttcctcccgcgcGTCGTCCACCGCCTTTCTCCCCGCGCCACCCGTTTCCCTTCCCCCGCAACACCCGTCTCCCTCCGACGATGCCGGCCAGCCCGCCCCTGCGGATCCATGGCGAGCACCCTCCCCGAGCTACTCCAGGCGCAGATCCTGCCACGAGTGCTCCCCGCGCACGGATTTGGCCGGGCTTTGGCGAGCATAGCCTGCTACAACCTGGACTCTGGCGCTGCTCCTCTCCCTGCACCCCGATGCACGGTGTTACCCCAGGCATGGGAGCCATCCCAGGGCCGAAAGAGGCTCGAGCTTCCTGCATTTCTAGTAGATAAGCTTGTCCGGCACATCCAGCCAGGTAAGCACATCCAGTCGCTGCACACTTCAAGGACAGCAAAGTTGTGGCACCGAGTCGAACTTGCCGCTGCACCATCTTCACCAAGTCGAACTTGCTAGAACTTGCTGTTGCTCAACTTGATCTCTCGGGTAGCTCATCCAGCAAGACTGCTGAAATGGAATGACTTCTTTGCAAAAAAATCAGAACTAGTAGTTTGTCTCAGTCATTTCTTCTGTATAGTACTGCACCTTGTGCTCCCttcatcccttgcatgtttagATGAGATTTTTCCGTGCAATCAGACTTGGGCTATGGCCCAAAAAATTTGGTGATCTTAGTTCTGAATTGATGGGCATGCAACTCCTCGATTTTTAATTGCTAAACGGTACCTGAACAATTGATAAGGGAGACGCTGTGCATTACTATTGAAACACAAGGTTTTTGCGTTTTCTCAAGAAAATAGTAGTAGTCTAAACCATGGACAATGTTGATTCTGCATATAGGTAATGGAGATACTGAATCTGAACCATAAATTTATAAAAATAGGTTAGCTTCATAGCAGCATGCTTGCTTATCTATTGGCATTCACATGTACCATCAGACCAATCGATCAGCAGCATAAAGATCATGATCATATGTCCAAGTCGAGCTCTGGCTGCAGTCCAAGTCAAAATGCGACCAACATCTTCACCAAGCGCTGCGCCCGTTGATCATCCACACAGTAAGAACGCCATCTCGTTTTTCTTTGAACATTTGCTTTTGTGATGCGTGCTTGCTGATGGATTCCCTACAACGGCCAAATCACGGCGCTGCTCGTGATCTCTGCCTCCGTCAGCTCCACTTCACCAAAGCTATCAGTCCAAATGAGGAGGTGTAGCCGGTCCACCTGATCTCCGACGTCGTATTCTACCTCCAAAAAATTTCTTCTTCAGTTCAATTCTTCATTACAGGTTCACTGCTATCACCCGTTTTTGTGAATCTCTATTAAAAATTAGCTCACGTTTTAGTGAATGAGAAGCAGTTTGTACTTATAGCTTGATGCGTGTTCATGAGTAGTTTAAAAAGTGTGCTTGTTTCCTGCTTTGCTATAACACTTGTTAGATTGCTATCCAAAAAGGTCATGTATTCATGGATTTGCTGCTGGTGTAGCAGCCCAGCATGTATTTTATCATCAGTTCGTAAAAGGAAAGCTGAATCAGTGCAGTGTGCGTGTTAAAAAAATCTGTTTTATATTGTACGGTAGTTCATTGTATAGAAAATTTGCAATAGCTCCTGCTTTTCAGTTCATCTACTTCCCCTTCGCAAGTCTAATTAGtagaaattcaaatatgaaaaatagcATCCATTTTGTTATGTTCATCATATTCAACCAATTTTGTATGTACAGACTTGTATATGTTGATTAGTAGGGTAGATCTCTGTTGCACAGTCGAGATGTGTTCAGTCCAACCCCGTGGCATTAGGGACGTTGAGTTCGTCGCGAGCAGTAGTACATGGTTGTTGTCTTACTCCAGCAGCCAGCCCAGCCTTCCCTCCTGGTCATCAGTCCAACTTCTTGCTCCGACGTCGGTCACTCAAAGCGTGCAGGACACCCGTGTTTCACCTCCTGATCCAGCTCAACTTTCTCCATTCTTCAGCATTTTTGGTATGAATTTGATGAATCTTCTTGATACTCTGTTCTTGCTCATTTAGAGCTAGTTTTGTTCCTGCATATATGTATCACTTAGTTTTTAGATGGCTTAATTTAGAGAGCTTCCAACTCTGAAACTTGCCATGCATATTTGGGGATGGAATGTAAAATGGATGATCCTGTGATGGATTGATGTGGAGGTTCTTTGTGTACTTAATTTTGACAGAATTGTTGTAGTACTCTGTAGTGGTATTAAATTGGGAACCTATGGTGCTTCAGTTAGAAGATCATTGATGCTAGCTTCTTCGAGTTTGTCTGCTATTTCAACTTTTGTTTTAACCTACATCTTTTTTTTTGTTTACAGATTGTCGCATGATACTTGTATTGGGTGCTAGAGTTCATGTATTACTGCCAGGTAAGTTCAAAAAATAAACTGTAGCTAGTTCAAATATAAACTCCCAAGAGGATTCGCTATTGGCACTACAATTTATTTCCCTTAATCTTTTCCTAAACTTTGTAAATATTTCTAGCTTTTCCTTAAAAAAGTTCATGCAAAATAACTGAGATGTGTTACAGCTGGCTTTGAAATATAGTATGATCTGAAAAATGGGAAGGTGCATGAAAAATATAAGTTCACCTTAAAAAAAGCTCAGTGGTTCAAAAtgtgaaagaaaaatgaaaaaagttcattggcTTTTGTGTTGTGTGACTTTAGTGTTCAAAGTACATAAGAACATAGGTCCGCTCTGCAAAAACAACAGTACACGCATAAGAATATAAATCCTCCCAAAAAGTTCATTTACGAGCATCTTCTGCTCATCCATGAGCGGGGCTCCTCCTTGCGGCTATTGCTCATCCATGAGCGGGGTTCCCGAGGATCCCATTGGCGGTGGTTCGTCAATGGTGGCTCTCGACATTGTTTCCTTAACGGTTGCTACAATTCTAAATTTATTATTGAGTCGTACTAGTACTGATGAAATGGGAAGCAACGTTGAATGGGAAGCAAGTGTCACATGGAACCTCAATTGAAATGAGATGTAAGGTTCCACCTCCAGCCTACCCAAAACAACCATGTCATCAGTTCAAAAGTCCTGGGGTGTACCTATAGAATTGTGAAGATGTGACTACAGAATTGTTTTCTTGTGCTACTAATCTACTATATCATTAGTTCAAAGTGTACTGAAGATACAACCCTATGTGTGTTGTGGTGCGTGCTTAATTGGTTACTAATGTGTGTAGGGTATGACCGGCGACAACGAGTAGGTGGCAAGTGTACCACATCGAGCAACAAGACAGAGGTATGAAGCAGATGTGCGTGGTGTGCTGTCATTTCATAAGTTCAAGTGTTTATCCCCTATAAACTTCAGAGAAAAAATATATTATGTTGCTTATTGCTCAGTTCATGTGTAAGCACCGGAGGAGTTCAAAAAACCAGGACTCATGTGATTTCATAAAAATATGGTGTTTCTTCCGTACCATCGGAATGAGAGAAAAACATTGATTCAATTTTTCCATACCATCGCTTTTATTGCTAAATGATTTAGACACTTGTTTTCTTGATGCCATCATGTATTTGCTTAAGTACTTCAGCTCAACAAAAAGCTCCAGAAAAGTTCAGAGTTTGTTTTCAGAAAAGCTCCATGGTGTTTCTTCGGCTACAGCATCCATGCATCCAAGTCGAGCTCTGACCGCAGTCCAAGTGGAACTGCGACCACCATCTTCACTCAGTGCTTCACCCATTGATCACCCACACAGTGAGGACACCATCTCATTTTTCTTTGAACATTTTCTTAGCTGCAAGTAATAGTTCAGAGTTTGCTTTTTCACCATGTCTGCACTTCATTATAGTTAACCATTGGTCCATTTCTCAGCTGCAAGTAAAGAATGATCTTGCACTTCATTATAATGccctcctcctctgtttctcttCCTCTCTAAATCTCCTTTCTGTCACTAATTTATTTTCTCTCTGAATGCAGCACGAGGGAGGCTGGAGCGACTGCAGACTGGTGACGAGAACCACTTCAGTTCTGTTGTTCGTGTATTGGAAGTACGTATCCTCTATCCAAGCAGGAGGTAGAGGTAATTTCTCCCCTGATGCAACCTATTTCGAAAGTAGCCTGAGACCCATCATGTCCTATATACAGATTCATAGTGTAACACATCAATGGAAGTTTGTTCTGAAAATTGAAATTGTTCTGGATGTACTAATAGATGAGTTGTTAAGTATTGGAGTGTTTCCTTCTTGTTTTGGACAAATGGAAATCTACAAGACAAATGTACTGTTAGATTCAGAGCGAACCAGTACACCAAAcagaaaaaagcaaaagaaaaaaactCACTCCAGGCCACTCCACCAAATCCGAAGTGGGTCAATCCCCGACGCAATGCCCGCCACCACCCACGCCCGTCTTCGTGCTCCTCCTTGCTGTTCAAATTCTTGTTTTGGTTATGTCCAAAGAAAATCGTAATTTTGATAAATGATGAATTGTGTTTTCTCGTAGAAAAATGATGCTCTGTAGGTGGTATAGCAGTTCGCCATGTATATTTACCATCAGTCCGTAAAAGGACAAGTATGTACGGATGCTAGAAATGATGCTCTGTAGAATTTCTTCTAATCTAGTtcgaattgagcttaatggtgaagaatttcaacaaattctacaagagtagaagcaaagaaagaagctctaagtcaaggtcctacaatgacaaaagatcttccagtcgagagtgcaactgctacaattgtgggagacccggacactattccaatgagtgtacgacaccctacaaaagaagagaagattcttctaaaagaagaagtagaagagaagaatcaccaccaagagagagaaggagtagagatgatcgttatgaatgaagaccctcacggagaagcaaagattcggaaaggaaggacaagtcatcaaagagctacacaaaacgaagacatcaagctcatgttggtgaatgggtatccggttccgactctgaacatcactccgagagaagctatcactccgactccgaacatgcTGAAGATTAAGgtattgccggtctagcacttgtgtcaaccaactcctacgacatatttgactcaccaca is a window encoding:
- the LOC123044520 gene encoding uncharacterized protein isoform X2, producing MLISRVDLCCTVEMCSVQPRGIRDVEFVASSSTWLLSYSSSQPSLPSWSSVQLLAPTSVTQSVQDTRVSPPDPAQLSPFFSIFDCRMILVLGARVHVLLPGYDRRQRVGGKCTTSSNKTESLFSEKLHGVSSATASMHPSRALTAVQVELRPPSSLSASPIDHPHTRGRLERLQTGDENHFSSVVRVLEVRILYPSRR
- the LOC123044520 gene encoding uncharacterized protein isoform X1; this translates as MLISRVDLCCTVEMCSVQPRGIRDVEFVASSSTWLLSYSSSQPSLPSWSSVQLLAPTSVTQSVQDTRVSPPDPAQLSPFFSIFDCRMILVLGARVHVLLPGYDRRQRVGGKCTTSSNKTEYFSSTKSSRKVQSLFSEKLHGVSSATASMHPSRALTAVQVELRPPSSLSASPIDHPHTRGRLERLQTGDENHFSSVVRVLEVRILYPSRR